In Halanaerobium praevalens DSM 2228, the DNA window GTAGGCTTTTTTTGAGCAAATTATTAGAAAAATAAAGGAAAATGCGAATAATTGTAGAAAATAATAATTAGCCAAATAAATTTAAGTTACTTAATTAGATGAGGTGTTAAAGTGTCATATTTAGCAAAAATTTTAAATCAGAGTCCTGTAATTGCTGCAGTTAAAAGTATTAGTGATATTCAAAAGGTACCTGAAAAAATAAATGTTATTTTAATTTTATATACTGATATTTTTTATTTGGAAAAAATGATCGACTTAGCAGTTGCCAAAGATCTCCTTGTTTTATTACATGTAGATTTATTTAAGGGGCTAAGTCGAGATGAATATGGAATTAAATATTTAGCTCAAAAAACAGGAATTGATGGTATTGTTTCAACTAAAGGCTATTTGATTAAAGCTGCTAAAAAACATAATTTAATTGCTGTCCAAAGATTGTTTATTTTAGATTCATCCGCTTTTGAAAAAGCTTTGAGAATTGTAAATGATGCTCAACCAGACTTTATAGAGGTTTTACCTGGACTTGTTTATCCCCGGATTGCGAAAAAGCTGAGAAGAAGGATTAATCAACCTTTAATTGCAGGTGGAATGATCGAAAAAACTAAAGATATTGATGATATTTTAGCTGCAAAGGCAATTGCTATTTCTACTAGTAATAAAAAATTATGGACTTATAGAAATTATTAAATTAAAATATTTTGTTAATAAATATATTGTAATATTTTTAAAATTTAAAAAATTATTTGACTTTTATCCCAAAAAAGATTATAATAATAATTGTTAAATTACTTTGAATTATTAAATTAAATAGTTAAATAGGTGAATTTAGAGAAATCCTATTTGTATAATTAAAGGCTGTTTAGAAACTTTAAATAGTCTCTGGGATATTTATGCCCAAATTATACAGATAGGATTTTTTATTTTAAAAAGATGGGAGGTGAAAAATTGAAAAAAATATTAAATATTGCTCATAAAGGGGCTAGTGGTAACTATCCAGAAAATTCTATGCTTGCCTTTACTAAAGCAATAGAAATGGGGTGTGATGGTTTTGAAGCTGATGTTCAGTTAACTAAGGATCAAGTACCAGTTATTTTCCATGACGAAAAATTAGATAATTTAACAGATGCTAAAGGCTTATTAGCTGATTATAGTTACCAAGAATTAAGTAAGTTTGAGTTATTAAAAAATAAAAACGATAACTATGAAGTTCAAAAAATACCTAAATTGGACCAATTATTAGCTTTAGTTAAAAAGCATAACTTATTTCTTAATTTAGAATTAAAAAATAATATAATTTTTTATAAAAATTTAGAAAAAATAGTTTTGGCTAAACTAAAAGAATTTAACTTAGAAAACAAAGTTCTGATTTCTTCTTTTAATCACTATTCTTTAAAGAATTTTGCAGAATTAGCTCCCACAGTTGATTTAGGCTTATTATATGAGTCAAATCTATATCAACCAGAAAAATATGCTAATTCTTTAGATTTTTCAGTGAAATCTTTAAACCCAGCTTTTACAACTTTAAACTCTGAAAATGTAAAAGAAATTCAGGTAAATGGTTATCAAGTTTTTCCT includes these proteins:
- a CDS encoding glycerol-3-phosphate responsive antiterminator, whose product is MSYLAKILNQSPVIAAVKSISDIQKVPEKINVILILYTDIFYLEKMIDLAVAKDLLVLLHVDLFKGLSRDEYGIKYLAQKTGIDGIVSTKGYLIKAAKKHNLIAVQRLFILDSSAFEKALRIVNDAQPDFIEVLPGLVYPRIAKKLRRRINQPLIAGGMIEKTKDIDDILAAKAIAISTSNKKLWTYRNY
- a CDS encoding glycerophosphodiester phosphodiesterase; translation: MKKILNIAHKGASGNYPENSMLAFTKAIEMGCDGFEADVQLTKDQVPVIFHDEKLDNLTDAKGLLADYSYQELSKFELLKNKNDNYEVQKIPKLDQLLALVKKHNLFLNLELKNNIIFYKNLEKIVLAKLKEFNLENKVLISSFNHYSLKNFAELAPTVDLGLLYESNLYQPEKYANSLDFSVKSLNPAFTTLNSENVKEIQVNGYQVFPYTLNKKEDFIKMKEYGVDGIITDYPDQLKNILNN